In the genome of Colletotrichum lupini chromosome 8, complete sequence, one region contains:
- a CDS encoding ketoreductase, with translation MTKVLVTGGTGFVAGHVIDTLLKRGHSVITTVRSQEKAQAVLDAYTDVSHDNFNTVIVPDIAAHGAFEGLSSLGLEAVIHVASPFHYNVTDPKKDLIDPAVLGTTGVLKAIKDSCPNVKRVVVTSSFAAILNPGLASMGAEKTYSEEDWSPVTLEDAYSNGMMAYVASKVFAERAAWNFIETEQPSFTLSTICPPMIYGPVKLPVKSLSAINTSNKLLAEVILGKHKAGLPPTGLPLWVDVRDVALAHVRAMEVQGAGGKRFLTTAGFYSNEEMANALWNSFPSMREKLPEPGSYGGAPSPALRSFGYNTSRAKEILGLQWTPYERTVVDSTISLDGLEE, from the exons ATGACGAAAGTTCTTGTTACCG GAGGCACTGGCTTCGTGGCCGGTCATGTCATTGACACTCTGTTGAAGCGTGGTCACTCCGTTATCACCACTGTCCGATCTCAGGAAAAGGCTCAAGCGGTACTGGATGCTTACACAGACGTTTCTCATGACAATTTCAACACTGTGATTGTCCCAGATATTGCGGCGCATGGGGCTTTCGAAGGTCTGAGCTCTCTTGGACTCGAAGCTGTGATACACGTGGCAAGCCCA TTCCATTACAATGTCACCGACCCAAAAAAAGATCTCATTGATCCAGCTGTCCTTGGTACAACAGGCGTTCTCAAGGCGATCAAGGATTCTTGCCCCAATGTCAAGCGTGTCGTCGTGACCTCCTCCTTCGCAGCCATTCTGAATCCTGGGCTTGCATCAATGGGCGCAGAAAAGACGTACTCAGAGGAAGACTGGAGCCCAGTGACTCTTGAAGATGCCTACTCGAATGGCATGATGGCATACGTTGCTTCAAAAGTCTTCGCCGAAAGGGCGGCCTGGAACTTTATCGAGACCGAGCAGCCAAGCTTTACTCTGTCCACAATCTGCCCGCCCATGATCTATGGTCCCGTGAAATTGCCGGTCAAGTCCCTCTCCGCAATCAACACTTCGAACAAGCTTCTGGCGGAAGTCATTCTGGGAAAGCACAAGGCAGGTCTGCCGCCCACAGGTTTGCCGCTCTGGGTTGACGTCCGTGACGTCGCCCTGGCACACGTAAGGGCCATGGAGGTCCAGGGCGCCGGAGGCAAGCGTTTTCTCACAACAGCCGGCTTCTACAGCAATGAAGAGATGGCGAATGCACTTTGGAACAGCTTCCCTTCAATGCGGGAAAAGCTACCAGAGCCTGGTAGCTATGGAGGAGCGCCCAGTCCGGCTTTAAGGTCCTTTGGATACAACACGTCCCGGGCGAAGGAGATTCTGGGCTTACAATGGACTCCGTATGAAAGGACTGTCGTTGACTCAACTATATCATTGGATGGATTAGAGGAATAG
- a CDS encoding CipA protein yields the protein MVGGFARDAPNGFENYIHKVAIVEAGGNIGKAIAEELLKTGKHTVTAITRKESTSTLPYGVEKALVNYEDTKSLVAALNGQDFLIITLSLSASPGTHTSLVQAAAEAGVPYVMPNGINAHSAAIRKDIPVTNAVMENIAEVQKAGLTSITLMNGFWYEYSLVAGSATFGFDLKNRTITLYDDGDQAIKVSTWAQCGRAVASMLSHKILPENADDNSTTISQFHNKTVFASSFKVSQRDMLESVKRVTGTTDADWRIDHETTKKRYNDGLKELKQGNHEGFYKLMYARVFQPTDDADFQSDNDLLQLPIEDLDEATRTAVSMSRASANDSEANRH from the exons ATGGTGGGAGGCTTTGCACGAGATGCTCCTAATGGGTTCGAGAACTACATTCATAAGGTAGCCATTGTAGAA GCTGGCGGTAACATTGGGAAAGCCATCGCAGAGGAACTCCTAAAGACAGGGAAGCATACAGTGACCGCCATCACGCGTAAAGAAAGCACCAGTACCCTGCCGTATGGTGTCGAGAAGGCTTTAGTCAATTACGAGGACACAAAGTCTTTGGTCGCAGCTCTCAATGGCCAAGACTTCCTCATCATCACGCTTTCACTGAGCGCTTCTCCGGGTACTCACACGTCTCTGGTTCAAGCTGCTGCTGAGGCAGGCGTTCCATACGTCATGCCTAACGGTATCAACGCACACAGCGCAGCAATCAGGAAGGACATTCCTGTCACAAACGCCGTCATGGAGAACATCGCCGAGGTTCAGAAAGCGGGCCTGACTTCGATCACGCTGATGAACGGGTTTTGGTACGAGTACAGCCTCGTCGCTGGTTCAGCCACCTTTGGGTTCGACTTGAAGAATCGTACCATCACTTTGTATGACGACGGTGACCAAGCTATCAAGGTCTCTACATGGGCACAATGTGGTCGCGCCGTGGCATCTATGTTGAGTCACAAGATCCTCCCCGAGAACGCCGACGATAACTCGACAACCATCTCCCAATTTCATAACAAGACTGTCTTTGCGTCAAGCTTCAAGGTCAGCCAGCGCGATATGCTGGAGAGTGTCAAACGAGTGACGGGGACAACGGATGCTGACTGGAGGATTGATCATGAGACAACCAAGAAGAGGTACAATGACGGTCTTAAAGAGCTAAAACAAGGCAATCATGAGGGCTTTTATAAGTTGATGTACGCCCGGGTGTTCCAGCCGACCGATGATGCGGACTTCCAGTCTGACAACGATCTTTTGCAACTGCCAATCGAAGACTTGGATGAAGCTACGCGCACTGCCGTATCAATGTCGAGAGCCTCCGCAAACGATAGCGAGGCCAATCGGCACTAA